A genomic window from Salvelinus namaycush isolate Seneca chromosome 5, SaNama_1.0, whole genome shotgun sequence includes:
- the zdhhc24 gene encoding probable palmitoyltransferase ZDHHC24: MTWFSFAGRVWDRVEKTCLHLPIFLNTVLVFSITAEVSYLVLVEAPLQPDQKKTQWSTVWKTLHLLVQYFMFGNITWNASLFLKTSPSIQGVFLGSEGMAQGWRYCYTCETHTPPRCSHCYDCKVCVLRRDHHCVFFGQCVGFRNYRYFLSCLLFMWTGLLYAVVMNAEVFIIILKEGVTLHSILLLLMPWIMLISGQVTARAFAFAFIADTCVLGFLLVAAFLFFHLFLLLRGQTTREWYSIRRPYNLGLLGNLRHGLGTRWYICWLCPLIPSPLPGDGIHFQVTESLELDPNRSR; the protein is encoded by the exons ATGACGTGGTTTAGCTTCGCAGGTCGGGTGTGGGATCGCGTGGAGAAGACGTGTCTCCACCTGCCCATCTTTCTGAACACCGTTCTCGTGTTCTCCATCACGGCGGAGGTGAGCTACCTGGTCCTGGTCGAGGCGCCGCTCCAACCGGACCAGAAGAAGACCCAGTGGTCTACCGTGTGGAAGACTCTGCACCTCCTCGTGCAGTACTTCATGTTTGGCAACATCACATGGAACGCCTCGCTGTTTCTGAAAACCAGCCCCAGCATTCAAGGAGTGTTCCTGGGCTCAGAAGGCATGGCACAAGGCTGGAG GTACTGCTACACATGTGAGACCCACACTCCTCCGCGGTGCTCCCACTGCTATGACTGTAAGGTGTGTGTTCTGAGAAGAGACCACCACTGTGTGTTCTTCGGCCAGTGTGTGGGCTTCCGTAACTACCGCTACTTCCTCAGCTGTCTGCTGTTCATGTGGACGGGGCTGCTGTACGCTGTAGTGATGAACGCTGAGGTCTTCATCATCATCCTGAAGGAAGGAGTCACGCTGCACAGCATCCTGCTACTTCTCATGCCCTGGATCATGCTCATCTCTG gtcaGGTGACAGCACGGGCCTTTGCCTTTGCCTTCATCGCAGACACCTGTGTGTTGGGCTTCCTGCTGGTGGCAGCCTTCCTCTTcttccacctcttcctcctcctgcgAGGCCAGACCACCAGAGAGTGGTACTCCATCCGCAGGCCCTACAACCTGGGATTACTGGGCAATTTGCGGCACGGCCTGGGTACCCGCTGGTACATCTGCTGGCTCTGCCCACTCATCCCCTCCCCACTGCCTGGGGACGGCATCCACTTCCAGGTCACAGAGTCACTGGAGCTGGATCCCAACCGCTCACGGTAA
- the rnaseh2c gene encoding ribonuclease H2 subunit C: protein MSSNCSVTTLQLDSVSQAECPPVHLLPCEIEHDGPAEVSQFFTATIKDRKHEKTVSFRGRGLKGQEVSCPQGYTGLVLREVNKSGSDQEDRTVKVSSVFHKVTYWNLETSPNSDDGIVMAMAWPDLAEAIHGPVDD from the exons ATGTCATCCAATTGCAGTGTGACCACATTACAGCTGGACTCAGTGAGCCAGGCAGAATGCCCCCCTGTTCACCTGCTGCCCTGTGAGATAGAACATGACGGGCCTGCAGAGGTGTCCCAGTTCTTCACAGCCACCATCAAAGATCGAAAACATG AGAAAACGGTGTCGTTCAGGGGTCGTGGGTTAAAAGGTCAGGAGGTCAGCTGTCCGCAGGGCTACACAGGCCTGGTGCTGAGAGAGGTCAACAAATCAGGCTCTGACCAGGAG GACAGGACTGTGAAAGTGTCCTCAGTGTTCCATAAAGTCACCTACTGGAACCTCGAGACTTCGCCCAACTCTGATGACGGCATCGTCATGGCAATGGCCTGGCCGGATCTGGCAGAAGCG ATACATGGGCCGGTGGATGACTGA
- the zbtb3 gene encoding zinc finger and BTB domain-containing protein 3, with the protein MEFPQHALQLLSGLRSQRQRGFLCDCTVFVSSSRFLAHRAVLASCSPFFHMFYSDPPGGTGASSVTLDGDIVTAAAFGLLLDFMYEGVLRLEAPPPAEDVLAAASFLHMNEVVRVCKRRLQHRPPPAEADSTRPEESGVAVVGASGPGVGMVATGAAKAVAMAMSVSQSASVAMQRSQLGCYTRSERRVEVHAHAPLSPDMADTTQPGMDHALLHVGELVTLSSGASLRLGGQREGQGGSALCSPCSSTESYNLSSHHRQPSSSAGASSVVPVTQTDGSSSMVGILTQSDHSSSSSPEQDSHDPVSNKSTVITPGIQCQQHGLSINTHPQIRIQPPHSLLTSPPNLNLVTHQSQTSTLSRPEGLQHGGSERESKEASEHSNMGTVRVEEVEQEEGVKVKVEAIVISDEEFEEMEGVMIRRGMNGGRERGMMEVEDRNEFNDDNKDRDELNNPHFLPPHPASLQMTHSHPSEPFSFSFSPSGPSSTSSDAPPFPSSLFPSVGQHSDQPVYFQDSMGNYVEDVPTCSVCGKTFSCAYTLRRHAIVHTRERPYECRYCYRSYTQSGDLYRHIRKAHDSSLPAKRSKGDTEEGQPPHS; encoded by the coding sequence ATGGAGTTCCCCCAGCACGCCCTGCAGCTCCTGTCAGGCCTGCGTTCTCAGCGTCAGCGTGGGTTCCTGTGCGACTGCACCGTCTTCGTGAGTTCCTCACGTTTCCTGGCCCACCGCGCTGTCCTGGCCTCCTGCTCTCCATTCTTCCACATGTTCTACTCTGATCCCCCAGGGGGCACCGGGGCCAGCTCGGTCACGCTGGACGGGGACATCGTGACGGCGGCGGCGTTCGGCCTGTTGTTAGACTTCATGTACGAGGGTGTGCTGCGGCTTGAGGCCCCTCCCCCAGCAGAGGACGTGCTGGCGGCGGCGAGCTTCCTCCACATGAACGAGGTGGTCCGGGTGTGTAAGAGACGGCTACAGCACCGACCGCCACCAGCTGAGGCAGACAGCACACGCCCGGAGGAGAGCGGAGTGGCGGTGGTGGGTGCTAGTGGACCCGGAGTTGGCATGGTGGCAACAGGAGCTGCCAAAGCGGTGGCTATGGCGATGTCAGTATCTCAGTCTGCGTCAGTGGCGATGCAGAGAAGCCAGTTGGGCTGTTATACGAGGtcagagaggagggtggaggttcATGCGCACGCCCCTCTGAGTCCTGACATGGCCGACACCACCCAGCCGGGCATGGACCACGCCCTCCTTCATGTGGGTGAGCTGGTTACCCTCTCCTCCGGTGCCTCTCTCAGGCTGGGAGGTCAGAGAGAGGGTCAGGGGGGCTCGGCCCTTTGCAGCCCCTGCAGCTCCACAGAGTCATACAATCTCAGCAGCCACCATCGCCAGCCCTCTTCATCAGCAGGTGCATCATCAGTGGTACCTGTGACCCAGACTGATGGCTCCAGCTCCATGGTGGGGATACTGACCCAGTCTGACCACAGCAGCTCCTCCAGCCCAGAACAGGACAGCCATGACCCTGTCTCTAACAAGAGCACAGTCATCACACCAGGCATACAATGCCAGCAGCATGGTCTCAGTATCAACACACACCCTCAGATTAGAATACAGCCTCCACACTCACTCCTCACCTCACCTCCCAACCTGAACCTTGTAACCCATCAGAGCCAAACCTCGACCCTGTCCAGGCCTGAAGGGCTGCAGCATGGggggtcagagagggagagcaaggaGGCTAGTGAACACTCTAACATGGGGACTGTgagagtggaggaggtggagcaggaggaAGGAGTGAAGGTAAAGGTGGAGGCCATAGTGATCTCAGATGAGGAGTTTGAGGAGATGGAAGGAGTGATGATAAGGAGAGGAATGAATGGGGGTAGAGAACGAGGgatgatggaggtagaggacaggAATGAGTTTAACGATGATAATAAAGACAGAGATGAACTGAACAACCCCCacttcctccctcctcaccccgcCTCACTCCAGATGACCCACTCCCACCCCTCTGagcctttctccttctctttctccccctccggACCCAGCTCCACCTCTTCTGATGCTCCCCCTTTCCcatcctccctcttcccctccgtGGGCCAACATTCCGACCAGCCCGTCTACTTCCAGGATTCCATGGGAAACTATGTCGAGGACGTCCCCACGTGCAGTGTCTGTGGGAAGACATTCTCGTGCGCGTACACCCTGAGGCGACACGCCATTGTGCACACACGCGAGCGCCCCTACGAGTGCCGCTACTGTTACCGTAGCTACACGCAGTCAGGTGACCTGTACCGCCACATTAGGAAGGCTCATGACTCCAGCCTGCCAGCCAAACGCAGTAAAGGAGACACTGAGGAGGGCCAGCCTCCACACAGCTAA
- the fermt3b gene encoding fermitin family homolog 3b yields the protein MAAWDLSVAVEDLGADAPPITVSVTSDLHIGGVILKLVEKSQVKRDWSDHALWWEQKQQWLLRTAWTLEKCGIQADAGLIFMPQHKPLRLGLPNGLNLRLRVCFSGPVFRTVLGICKMLNIRRPEELSLLRPVEEKKRKKDRDLSEELYDLTEVPLTSVSRPCLYNGMPAHFADSPKTEKVYKMLSVAQPAPPPEAIAKLYRPASVVDKAHIHSRWLDSSRSLMEQGVQENDRLWLRFKYYCFHDLEPKYDAVRLTQMYEQARWAILLEDIECTEEEMLLFGAIQYHINKLSLSEPQTMTSSPAMDDLDSALQCLEVKLVGADSSPQDMLENLTAPELNDYLKIFRPKRLTLKGYKQYWFKFKDASISYYKSKEESLGEPIQQINLKGCEAAPDVNVAGQKFCIKLLIPAPEGMNEVYLRCENEEQYSSWMAACRLASKGKSLADSSFQSEVQSIRSFLAMQQTNPNTHTDDSMSINTHSLVSPRYSKKYKAKQLTPRILEAYQNVAQLSLTDALLRFLQIWQALPDFGISLVVVRFKGSRKDEVLGIAPNRLIRIDLGVGEVVKTWRYNNMRQWNVNWDIRQVAIEFDGNVNIAFSCVTADCKIVHEFIGGYIFMSTRSREQSDTLNEELFHKLTGGHEAL from the exons atggcAGCATGGGACCTGTCAGTTGCAGTGGAGGACCTGGGAGCTGATGCTCCGCCCATCACTGTCAGTGTGACCTCTGACCTACACATAGGTGGGGTCATCCTCAAACTGGTGGAGAAGTCAC AGGTAAAGCGTGACTGGTCAGATCATGCCCTGTGGTGGGAGCAGAAGCAGCAGTGGCTCCTGCGAACGGCCTGGACCCTTGAGAAGTGTGGCATCCAGGCAGATGCCGGGCTCATCTTCATGCCCCAGCACAAGCCCCTGAGGCTGGGCCTGCCCAACGGACTGAACCTCAGGCTCCGGGTCTGCTTCTCTGGGCCTGTGTTCCGCACTGTGCTGGGCATCTGCAAGATGCTGA ACATCCGTCGGCCAGAGGAGCTGTCCCTGCTGCGACCtgtagaggagaagaagaggaagaaagatAGAGACTTGTCAGAGGAACTGTATGACCTCACAGAAGTGCCTCTCACCTCAG TGTCCCGCCCCTGCTTGTATAATGGAATGCCTGCCCATTTCGCTGACTCCCCTAAGACTGAGAAGGTGTACAAGATGCTGTCAGTCGCCCAGCCTGCTCCCCCCCCAGAGGCCATTGCTAAGCTTTACCGCCCCGCCAGTGTGGTAGACAAGGCCCACATCCACAGcag GTGGCTGGACTCTTCTCGTTCACTGATGGAGCAGGGAGTTCAGGAGAATGACAGACTCTGGCTGCGCTTCAAATACTACTGCTTCCATGACCTGGAGCCCAAG tatgatgCGGTGCGTCTGACCCAGATGTATGAGCAGGCTCGCTGGGCCATCCTACTGGAGGACATAGAATGTACCGAGGAGGAGATGCTGCTGTTTGGAGCTATACAG taccaCATCAACAAGCTGTCCCTGTCGGAGCCCCAGACGATGACCTCCAGTCCGGCCATGGATGACCTGGACTCAGCCCTACAGTGTCTGGAGGTCAAGCTGGTCGGGGCGGACAGCAGCCCCCAAGACATGCTG GAGAACCTGACCGCCCCAGAGCTGAATGATTATTTGAAGATATTCCG GCCCAAGAGGTTGACTCTGAAGGGATACAAGCAGTACTGGTTCAAGTTTAAGGATGCCTCCATCTCCTACTATAAGAGCAAAGAGGAGAGCCTGGGAGAACCCATTCAACAGATCAACCTCAAAG GCTGTGAGGCTGCTCCAGATGTGAACGTTGCTGGACAAAAGTTCTGCATCAAACTTCTGATCCCAGCTCCAGAGGGCATGAACGAGGTCTACCTGCGCTGTGAAAAT gaggAGCAGTATTCCAGTTGGATGGCAGCGTGTCGTCTGGCCTCTAAAGGGAAGAGTCTGGCAGACAGCTCATTCCAGAGCGAGGTCCAGAGCATCCGATCCTTCCTGGCCATGCAGCAGAccaaccccaacacacacactgatgacAGCATGAGCATCAACACACACAGCCTGGTCTCTCCACGCTACAGCAAGAAGTACAAGGCCAAACAG TTGACCCCTCGTATCCTGGAGGCATATCAGAACGTGGCTCAGCTCTCCCTGACCGATGCCCTCCTCCGCTTCCTCCAGATCTGGCAGGCCCTGCCTGACTTTGGTATCTCCTTGGTGGTGGTGAG GTTTAAGGGCAGCAGGAAGGACGAGGTGCTGGGCATCGCCCCCAACCGTCTGATCCGTATCGACCTGGGGGTGGGAGAAGTGGTCAAGACCTGGCGCTACAACAACATGAGGCAGTGGAACGTCAACTGGGACATACGACAG GTGGCCATAGAGTTCGATGGGAACGTGAACATAGCGTTCAGTTGTGTGACGGCTGACTGTAAGATCGTCCATGAGTTCATTGGAGGCTACATCTTCATGTCGACACGCAGCCGCGAGCAGAGTGACACGCTCAACGAAGAGCTCTTCCACAAGCTGACGGGGGGCCACGAGGCTCTGTGA